The region caaaacaaaattaagaattaacacatcaaaatctcaatatatttaCCATTTTAATAAAGATTTATGTATGgtatatgatttttaattttcataaagaatgaaaattaattatGCTCAATGCTAAAATAATGATACGCACATACgctttaattcaaattgattgatttaattttgatttatcttTGATTATGTTGTAATTGATCGAAATGAAAGATTTCTCTCCAACTATGATGGACGAAGTTTATGAAAGTTTGTAAATTTTATATGATTCTAAActtaagaagaataaaaaagTGTCTAAAATATAGAATTATTATATAGAggaaaattttgattaaaagatattattttaaaaagtttttatGCCCGAATAGCGCAATAGGTTAGTCCGAAACCCGGCGAATTTGgattagggttgaaaatttatgTTCCGAAAAAtccataacccgaatagcctgCATCCAAATAGCCCAATAACCTAAGTGGGTTGCCTAAACCCGAACGGGTTAGCCCGAGATATGGTTTAATACTTTAATTTCTAATCATGTCATTTTTAACGGTGACGCTGCATTAGTTTGATGGATGAGTGCTGTCAGATGCGTCCTCACGAAATTCCGGCCTCCGCCGCCTCTACTTCTTTCGTGGTGCCGTTCCTCAACCTCATCCCTCCACATTTCACCTCACACCTCCAAAGACACATTATCTTCCTTCACAGATGCGAACCTCATCGAACTGATCAATTCTTGCAGCAGACAAGGCAATATCCGCCTGGGTTCTCACCTCCACGCTTACCTCATCAAGAACCCTCCATCTTTTGATGTCGGAGCTCCACTCACTCGTCGAAACACTCAGCTCATCTACAACTGTTTACTCCATATGTACTGCAAATGCGGACAACTTAGTGATGCAGTCCACCTGTTCGACGAAATGCCGCTTAGAGACACTGTCTCGTGGAACTCGCTCATTTCGGGTTTCCTTAAAGTGGGAAACTTGGAAACCGGATTCGGATATTTCAAATTGTTGCTGGGCTCTACTGAATACATGTTTGATCACGCGAGTTTAACTTCGGTGCTATCGGCTTGTGGTGGAAAGGAGTTGCTTGCCATTGTGAAGAGGCTACACGCATTGGCGATTCTAAGTGGTTATCACAGGGATGTAACAGTCGGAAATGCCCTAACCACTTCGTATTTCAGATGTTTGTCGCTGGAGTTGGGGATGTGCGTTTTTTATGAGATGGCGGAGAGGAATGTTGTCTCTTGGACGGCTGCTATTTCGGGAATGGCGCAGAATGAGTATTATGCTGGGAGCTTGAACCTGTTCGTGGAAATGTACCACAGTTCAATTTCTCCCAATGGTTTGACGTATTTGGCTGCACTGACGGCCTGCTCTGGACTGTTGGCGCTCAAGGAAGGTGCTCAGATTCATGGTGTGGTTTGTAAGATGGGGTATCAATCGAATTTGTGCATCGAGAGTGCATTGATGGATGTGTATTCAAAATGTGGTTGTGTGGAGGAGGCGTGGCGGATATTTGAGTCTGCTGAGGTTCTTGATGAGGTGTCTATGACTGTTATACTTGCTGGTTTTGCACAGAATGGATACGGGGAGGAGGCTATACGGTTGTTTGTGAAGATGGTGAAGGCGGGAGCCTATCTCGATCCCAACATGATTTCAGCCATTCTTGGGGTGTTTGGCATTGGTGCTTCTCAGGGTCTAGGCATGCAGATTCACTCTATGGTGACCAAGAAGGGTTCTGCTTCGAATGTCTTTGTTAGCAATGGCTTAATCAACATGTATTCCAAATGTGGGGAGTTGGAAGGATCAGTTAAGGTTTTTGAGGGCATGGTTAAGAAGAATCAAGTGTCGTGGAACTCCATGATTGCAGCTTTTGCTCGCCATGGTGATGGGTTGAGAGCGCTCGAGTTATACGAACAGATGAAGTTAGCCGGTGTGGAACCAACAGATGTTACATTTCTGTCCTTGCTTCATGCTTGTAGTCATGTTGGGTTCCTGCACAAGGGCATGGAGTTGTTACAATCCATGGAGATGACGTATGGAATGAGGCCGAGAGTGGAGCATTACGCTTGTGTAGTAGACATGCTCGGCAGAGCAGGGATGTTTAGAGAAGCCAAGAGTTTCATAGAGGGGTTGCGGGTGAAACCAGACGCACTTGTTTGGCAAGCATTGCTCGGCTCTTGCAGCATCCATGGCAATGTTGACGTGGGGAATTATGCAGCCGAGCAGCTGGCTCAAGCGGCACCTGATAGTCCAGTGCTGTTTGTCTCCATGGCCAACATCTACTCTTCTAGAGGGTTGTGGAAGGAACGAGCAAGAACAATAAAGAAGATGAACGAGATAGGAGTTGCGAAAGACACAGGTGCTAGTTGGATTGAGGTTAATAAGAAGATTCACAGTTTTGTTGTTGCTGATCGAATCCATCAACAAGGCGACGATATTTACGCTGTGCTGACGCTGTTGTTTAGACACATGAGAGATGATGGCCTCTCCACCACTGACCTAAATTGCTCAAGCTCCATTGCACATTTTCCATATTATTGGATGGTTTGTTGTGCATGAAGATGATGAGTTTTGATGCTTGCTGAGTTGATTTTTGGAGTTTGAATATAGAGCTTTTGATATATTTTGAAGGAAGAATGCAATTTGTTGATCTTTTTGGCTAAAGTGAATGTGACGACAATGACTAAATTATTTTCTGCATTAACATTGTAATTTGTGATATTCATCAATCTTCATAAAGAAAgactcattttgtaaaaaattcaaattcatgTAGATAATGCTAATAGACTCGACCAATCAAtgatactactagtactataatttagtGCATGCTTCAAAAAATTTCGCAGTTTTATAGTACATcgataaaataaagtagattTTTCAAGATTCATCCTTGCAAAACTAATTTAGGAGTTTACATATCTAAACGTTTAGTGTAACAAATAACGAGGATTTCCATTTAATTCTGACTTCCATTTCGCAACAATTTGTATCTTATTTCCAGTAGTGACCATTATTTTGAATAAGAATACATATATTGCAGATAATCTGTACGCATATGGAAAGAAGTTAATGTAGTATCTAAATATTTTGACCTAACAATTAATTTAGAGTATTGGTAATTTGGTATTTTAGTAACTATACTAACTAAAAATGTTTAAGCACAGAATGGTTATTAACGCTGCAACCCGACCCGGCCCAATAAGCTGGCGTTTTCTAACTAGCCGTTATAGTCCAATGGATCctctcaatttcaaaattttttgttttcaaattctAAAGAACACCACCCTTTTCCGACCGTTTCAATCTCTCTTCCAccattcctctctctctctctcaatcatTCTTTGTGTTCTACCTCTTCGATCTCTACTCGTTTTCACAAACTGAGACGTTTACTCTGACTGCAATCATGGACGGTATACTCTCTTTTCCACACTCACGCGCGCATACACatttaattctctctctctctctctgtttttttgtttgtttgttcatCGGATAATTCTTTGTTTTTACAGATCGAGCTCTGGAAACCCTTTGTTCGAGTTTTAATCAGTGTATTACTCTATCCCCTAGTAATGCTGGTCAGTTTGAAATTCTTTCTTGCATAACTGTTTATACATACATCTGGAATTAAGtagtgaatttgaatttgactCTGATAGGgtttcattttaaattattttcagaTCAATCGATTGAGACACCACAGGAATATTCAGGTATTCTGCTTTTTTTTTCGTTCTCTTCTCTTTTTCTCGACACAAGGTTTCAGAAATTGCTAGGTTATCGAATCTTGTAAAATCTTGACCCAATTTTTAGTGAAATTTGCGTTTTCCTTATTTCtgggaatttatttttcttgaatttgagATGTGTCTCAGGATGTGAAGGTAATTGCGATTCAGTGGATACGGGTGTTTCTTCTGATGATACTCAGGAAGCATGTTCACAGACTCTTCCGATTTTTTGCAAAATTGAAGGTCTTAGCAACAGACTACAGGTACACTATAATTTATGTACGTACATTTTTGTTTTAAGATCTTTCTCCAGCGTCAAGTCTAATGGTTATCACTCCGGTTGCAGAGTATCAGAGAAGAACATGCACGCCTGAGTAATGAAGTAAAGAGCATCACTATTGATTCTTTACTTGGTTCTGAAGCTTTCACTGCTCTTGAGAATCTGAGTGCGTCACCCTTCTTAATCATCTGTCTCCTTTGAGAAATTTTTGACCTAAGATTGACCTTTTGTGTGCTGTGTTTTAATTGATTTTAGGTGTGGAACATGAACTTCTGAAGAATAAGTACCATGAAGAGTGTGATTTACTGAAGAAGAAGTATCTCCAAGAATGCTCGGAAAGAAAGAAGCTTTACAATGAAGTGATTGAACTCAAAGGAAATATTAGGGTCTTCTGTAGATGCAGGCCACTGAAACAAGATGAGACTGAGAAAGGCTCCACATCAGTTGTTGATTTTGACTCATCTCAAGAGAATGAGCTCCAGATGATTTGCTCTGATTCTTCcaaaaaacaattcaaatttgacTATGTTTTCAGACCTGAGGACAACCAAGGTAAAGTTGTATACTCCGACCCACTTCTTTAAGCATGTAGATGTGTTATTCTCAAACTTCTCATAACAATTTCTTTGTTAACTCCATGTGTTCCTCTTTTGCAGAGGCTGTCTTTGACCAAACTATGCCTATAGTTACCTCCGTCTTGGATGGTTACAATGTATGCATATTTGCCTATGGACAAACAGGCACCGGAAAGACATACACCATGGAAGGAACTCCAGACAATAGAGGAGTAAACTATCGCACCCTGGAAGAGCTATTTAGGATATCCAAGGAAAGGAGCTGTGTGATGAGATATGAATTGTTTGTTAGCATGTTGGAGGTCTACAATGAAAAGATAAGGGATCTTCTGGTTGAGAACCCGAACCAACCTGCTAAGAAGTAAGCTTCTGATATTAATGACTATCTTTCCTTTGTTTCTTGAGGAAATCTTTTGCATAAGAAATCAACATGATATAACTTGCTTTCATCAGTATTCTAGATGCTCAGTCTTCATCGCAAAATGTTAAACAATAGAAATTGTTGAATGAAGTTGCAAAGCAAAGAAAATCTTGTATGCAAGTGGAATGGATGGATATCGAATTTTGCACAATACATAACTCACAATCGTTTAACAAGggttaaaattacaaattcagtTTATTTTACAATGATTTCACAGGCAATGGATGATGAGCATTTAACTCTTGTGCAAATGCAGGTTGGACATAAAACAATCAGCTGAGGGTACTCAGGAAGTCCCTGGACTGGTTGAAGCTCGTGTTTATGATACAGATGGAGTTTGGAGTTTGCTTAAATCAGGAAGTCAAGTAAGATCTGTTGGGTCAACCAATGCCAATGAGTTCAGTAGCAGATCTCACTGGTAATGATAAGCTTATTCTGTTATCTACATAGCTCTCTTTCTTGGTTATTTGCTGCTTAGACTATAAAACAGCTTAATGGACTTGGTGGGAAAATGAGGAAGTCTCTTTGACTACAGAGTCATGCAATGTTCTTTGTAGTGGTATTTCTTGTTTTCCATTAACTCTCCTTTTTCAATATTGATTCAGCTTGTTGCGGGTAACTGTAGCTGGAGAAAATATAATAAACGGGCAAAGAACGAGAAGCCATTTATGGCTGGTTGACCTGGCAGGAAGTGAGCGTGTTGGTAGAATCGAAGTTGAAGGTGAAAGACTGAAGGAGTCTCAATTCATAAATAAATCCTTAGCGGCATTGGGAGATGTTATCTCAGCCCTAGCCTCAAAGAGTTCTCATGTTCCTTACAGGCATGGCACTATATCTCTACAtaattgtgtattttctattaTTCCAAAGCTGCTTCCTGATCAATTTATTTCTTGGGCAAACAGGAACTCGAAGCTTACTCATATGCTGCAAAGTTCCCTAGGTCTGTAAAACCTGACTGTTAATATTTAGTTGTCGTGGTCTGTTGAAAACCTGATTCTTTCTATCCTAGCATATGGTGGTGTATTAATGCTAAGTTCAATTCCATTGCAGGCGGAGATTGTAAAACTTTGATGTTTGTTCAAATTAGCCCGAATTCGGCTGACCTTGGAGAAACTCTTTGCTCCTTGAATTTTGCCAGCCGTGTCCGAGGAGTTGAACATGGGCCTGCCGGGAGACAGACAGATCATGCAGAGCTTTTGAAATACAAGCAGCTTGTATGATGCAATAACCTTAACCTAATATTTATTCATGTAGTAGATGCATTACGAAGTCTTCCAACTAATCCTTAGTTCTTTTGTGCTTGTAATGCATAAACAGGCAGAAAAGGCAAAACAAGATGAGAAGGAAGCCAAGAAGTTGCAGGACAACGTGCAGGCTTTGCAGTTAAGGCTTGCTGCAAGAGAACATATTTGTAAAAATCTTCAAGATAAGGTACAAATATCTGTAGATCATTAAttcttttattatgtaattaagTTGGTCTTTgttctaatttttttagaacACTCCCCAAAACAGGTTCGAGATCTCGAGACTCAATTAGCTGAGGAAAGGAAAACAAGGATAAAACAGGAAAACAGAGCTTTGGCCTCGCTTGCCACTCATCCAACATTAACATCAAACCAAGCAGAGAAGAGCTCAACTGCAGATAATAAGAAACCACCATTGGGCCCATCACTAAGGTTGCCACTTAGAAGACTCACAAACCTCATGCCACCAACTCCTGCAAACAAGAAGAGTATGATGCCCTATCTCCCTGCTGTTAGAGAAGACAGAGAAAATGTATCGAGAGAAAACAAGGGGAAGCAAGTTTTGAAAGCAAGACGAGGTTCCTTGGCTGTAAGACCACCTCCAGCAACGACAACAGGTCAAGTTTTCCAGCCTAAAAGAAGATCATCAATTGCAACGTTCCGGCCCGAATCCAACTCAAGCATGGCAACTCCACTTCCAAaatcttcttctagaatgatgAGGAATGAGCGTGCCATGGGCCGGCAATCATTCGTTTGGGATCCACAAAGAGTTTGGAGAACTTCAAGAGTGTCTTCCCCATTGCCACAATCGAGAGAGGCGATAGAAGCAACACCCATTGGCCCCAGAAGTAGTAAATTTAGAGGAAGTCCTCCTTCACAGGTCCCTGGGTCATGGAAGCCCAAGCATCCAACAGTGGTAGCACTGCAAAAGAAAGTGGTTTGGAGTCCGCTGAAACTGAGAGGCatgaaaaataagagaaattctATGATGACTTGAAGAACCATGGCCAAATACGATGTTCATTGTATCCCATGTGGCTTCATTTTCTGTACCAGTGTGTAATGCTTCCTGCTTACTCTTGCTGGATTCCATACACTGTTCATGCATGAGTGCTGCTACATATATTCTTTTTGAAATGCATACACTGACTGCATTCTTGTATCTGTTAGATTGCTCttatagtattgttagtgggaGATGAAAAGCATCTTTTGTTTTGACTCCACATCTGGATCAGATTAATTGCTATATAACCTGAcgtttcatgtagcacaaacTGATGAATAAATGAATCTGTCGTTTTCATTGAAATAACACCTGTGGCTGTGCTGTTCGCCCCTTAAAGTGGTACGTGATAACATCTTTTACCTTTTTTGTCCCTCCATTCTCCAGCACAGATCATAACTGCAACAATGAAAAACACATTCAGCCATCTTCTTCAGAAATTCGTTTaatctagaaaataaaaaagtccCTTTTGAAGAGTTGTCCCCAGTTactaaaataaattcaaatttgtgATCTGGAAGTGTGGTTGTTTACTTTACTATTTGCTTATTTGGTTGACTTATTTGCCCATTATCTTCTCTGTTTACTGAATTTGTTGTTGTGA is a window of Salvia splendens isolate huo1 chromosome 3, SspV2, whole genome shotgun sequence DNA encoding:
- the LOC121795361 gene encoding pentatricopeptide repeat-containing protein At3g05340-like produces the protein MSAVRCVLTKFRPPPPLLLSWCRSSTSSLHISPHTSKDTLSSFTDANLIELINSCSRQGNIRLGSHLHAYLIKNPPSFDVGAPLTRRNTQLIYNCLLHMYCKCGQLSDAVHLFDEMPLRDTVSWNSLISGFLKVGNLETGFGYFKLLLGSTEYMFDHASLTSVLSACGGKELLAIVKRLHALAILSGYHRDVTVGNALTTSYFRCLSLELGMCVFYEMAERNVVSWTAAISGMAQNEYYAGSLNLFVEMYHSSISPNGLTYLAALTACSGLLALKEGAQIHGVVCKMGYQSNLCIESALMDVYSKCGCVEEAWRIFESAEVLDEVSMTVILAGFAQNGYGEEAIRLFVKMVKAGAYLDPNMISAILGVFGIGASQGLGMQIHSMVTKKGSASNVFVSNGLINMYSKCGELEGSVKVFEGMVKKNQVSWNSMIAAFARHGDGLRALELYEQMKLAGVEPTDVTFLSLLHACSHVGFLHKGMELLQSMEMTYGMRPRVEHYACVVDMLGRAGMFREAKSFIEGLRVKPDALVWQALLGSCSIHGNVDVGNYAAEQLAQAAPDSPVLFVSMANIYSSRGLWKERARTIKKMNEIGVAKDTGASWIEVNKKIHSFVVADRIHQQGDDIYAVLTLLFRHMRDDGLSTTDLNCSSSIAHFPYYWMVCCA
- the LOC121797467 gene encoding kinesin-like protein KIN-14S isoform X1, which translates into the protein MDDRALETLCSSFNQCITLSPSNADQSIETPQEYSGCEGNCDSVDTGVSSDDTQEACSQTLPIFCKIEGLSNRLQSIREEHARLSNEVKSITIDSLLGSEAFTALENLSVEHELLKNKYHEECDLLKKKYLQECSERKKLYNEVIELKGNIRVFCRCRPLKQDETEKGSTSVVDFDSSQENELQMICSDSSKKQFKFDYVFRPEDNQEAVFDQTMPIVTSVLDGYNVCIFAYGQTGTGKTYTMEGTPDNRGVNYRTLEELFRISKERSCVMRYELFVSMLEVYNEKIRDLLVENPNQPAKKLDIKQSAEGTQEVPGLVEARVYDTDGVWSLLKSGSQVRSVGSTNANEFSSRSHCLLRVTVAGENIINGQRTRSHLWLVDLAGSERVGRIEVEGERLKESQFINKSLAALGDVISALASKSSHVPYRNSKLTHMLQSSLGGDCKTLMFVQISPNSADLGETLCSLNFASRVRGVEHGPAGRQTDHAELLKYKQLAEKAKQDEKEAKKLQDNVQALQLRLAAREHICKNLQDKVRDLETQLAEERKTRIKQENRALASLATHPTLTSNQAEKSSTADNKKPPLGPSLRLPLRRLTNLMPPTPANKKSMMPYLPAVREDRENVSRENKGKQVLKARRGSLAVRPPPATTTGQVFQPKRRSSIATFRPESNSSMATPLPKSSSRMMRNERAMGRQSFVWDPQRVWRTSRVSSPLPQSREAIEATPIGPRSSKFRGSPPSQVPGSWKPKHPTVVALQKKVVWSPLKLRGMKNKRNSMMT
- the LOC121797467 gene encoding kinesin-like protein KIN-14S isoform X2; this encodes MDDRALETLCSSFNQYQSIETPQEYSGCEGNCDSVDTGVSSDDTQEACSQTLPIFCKIEGLSNRLQSIREEHARLSNEVKSITIDSLLGSEAFTALENLSVEHELLKNKYHEECDLLKKKYLQECSERKKLYNEVIELKGNIRVFCRCRPLKQDETEKGSTSVVDFDSSQENELQMICSDSSKKQFKFDYVFRPEDNQEAVFDQTMPIVTSVLDGYNVCIFAYGQTGTGKTYTMEGTPDNRGVNYRTLEELFRISKERSCVMRYELFVSMLEVYNEKIRDLLVENPNQPAKKLDIKQSAEGTQEVPGLVEARVYDTDGVWSLLKSGSQVRSVGSTNANEFSSRSHCLLRVTVAGENIINGQRTRSHLWLVDLAGSERVGRIEVEGERLKESQFINKSLAALGDVISALASKSSHVPYRNSKLTHMLQSSLGGDCKTLMFVQISPNSADLGETLCSLNFASRVRGVEHGPAGRQTDHAELLKYKQLAEKAKQDEKEAKKLQDNVQALQLRLAAREHICKNLQDKVRDLETQLAEERKTRIKQENRALASLATHPTLTSNQAEKSSTADNKKPPLGPSLRLPLRRLTNLMPPTPANKKSMMPYLPAVREDRENVSRENKGKQVLKARRGSLAVRPPPATTTGQVFQPKRRSSIATFRPESNSSMATPLPKSSSRMMRNERAMGRQSFVWDPQRVWRTSRVSSPLPQSREAIEATPIGPRSSKFRGSPPSQVPGSWKPKHPTVVALQKKVVWSPLKLRGMKNKRNSMMT